The Elusimicrobiota bacterium region CTATATCTGTATCTTTAAATTGTTTACCCTGCCCCATGCCAGAATGCGCCACTTTAGTAGTCACCGCAACATGCGTTAGCATGGGGTTGGGTTTACTTTTCTGTTTATATAAGTCAAATTCTGCGTTTGTCTGTGGTTCTTTTTTATCCCTCAACAGTATTTTTTTTAATTCATTGTTCTGTATTATTATAAAAAGTGTAAATGCGCTAATTCCTATAAAAATAAGTAGTGCAAAAAAATCCGATAAATTTTTCATTTTGTATCCTCAATTGGGAGTAGAGACAATTCATGAGCCCCGCCCTTGCATGTAGTGGCGGAGTGAATTGTCTCTACTGAAACTTAATCAAACTTAAAAGATAATGAAAATATGTGTGTATCTGTAAGAGGTTCAAACGGTAAGTAGGCGTAATCAACCGATAACGAGCCCAGGACAAGTCCGGTGCCGAAAGTAATCCGGGCTAATCGTTCAAACGATGTATCAAGTTTGTAACCAGCACGAATGGATAATATATCATAAATAAAAACTTCAGTTCCAAAATTGGCAGCAGGTTTTGAGTTTTTCATCAGAGTTAAATCCGTTGATAACAGCAGTATTTCATCAAGTGGTTTATATGAGACACCGGTAACAAGTTTGGTTGGTAGGTTTTCAACTTCATCAATAAATTCTGGTTCTTTTGCTGGTATATTCTCAACTGAAATTCCGATTGATACAATTCTGTATGAATTGATTTTTTTGGTATATATTCCACCGATATCTAACGAGACTGAATATGATTTTTCTGTATCTATTTTTTGTTCAATATATTTTGTAGATAAGCCCACAGCAATTTTTTTGTTAATACTACAGGAAACACCTAAATCAATCGCCAAATCAGACGCATTAAACTGGCTGGTTGGAGATGTTTGGTTTTCTTTACCTTCTATTTCTGATATGCCAAGATATTCTATTCCAAAACCAACCGCAATCTTTTTCGTTAATGGCATTGAATACGCGATATTTTCAAAGTTAATATCTTCAAGCCATTCACTGTGTGACAAACAGATATTTTGTTGTCTTTGTAATCCAATCGCAGCGGGGTTATAGAAGATGCTGTTTGAACCATCATCAACAGATGCCAAACTGCCTGACATAGCGGCTGCCCTTGCACCTTTTGGTAGTAAAAGAAATTCAGACGAAGTAGCACCAACAGCAGAAAGGCAGATAGGAGATAGTAGATATGAGATAATAAAGACGAATAGGAGATAGCAGATAGCAGATGGCAGATAGAATGTCACTCCTATCCCACATTTCCTATCTCCCATCTTGTTTCTCTTATCTTTCATCTCTAATCTCCACTCTCCACTCTCCAATCTCCAATCTGATTTTTTCATCGTATTATCGCCAGTTTGCCTTTAGCTTTACCTTTACCATTTTTATCTTCTATGTAATATATATACACGCCGGATGCCAGTTCGGGTTTCCAGTTACAACTTCCATCTGTTGTTGTTTCAAACTCATCCGCAAGCCGTCCTGCAATTGTGTATATTTTTATTCTGACATTCTCGGTAAGCCCATCAAAAGTTATTTCGGTATCCCCCCCTTTTGACGGCTTGAATGGGTTTGGATAAACAGAAATTTGGCTGTCAGTCAAGAAGTCTCTTGGTGTTTTGGCAAATATACCAAATTTTGTGAAATGGTTCACTTTTGCAGAAATGACTTTTTGGCCTAGATCACCCTGTCCAGCTTGTAGGATACCCCTTAAGGGGTATCCTACAGTATTTGTGTGTTTATTGGTTGGGTTATCTGTTCTGTCATTTTTTGCATTTTCGCTGCTATTGTTTTGACCTGGATTTGTGGCATCGCCTAAATCTAAACGGTTATTCGCTTTTTTCCATTCATTATTTTTTTCATCCAGATAATAAATCTCAAGTATGTCTGATTTTAGAGTAGTTCCATCAACAATCCCATCATTATTATCGTCAGGATAAGGAAGCGAGATAGTAATCTCTTTTTCAAACTCGGATTTGCCGTTGCTAAAATTATATTCACGGAATACATCTATAGCTTCAAGCGAAGAATCTGTTGGAAGAGGCAAACTTTGTTGTGTAATAGTTTTTATTTCTAAAACCGTCTCTTTTTCTACCGTACCTTCAGGAACAATAGCGCTTGTTCCATCAGCAATCATCACAATTGTTTCGGTTGATTCACTAATTTTTTCTTGTTTTCGGTGAGTAGTATTCGGGTCAACCGATGGATTCCCATCTTCCGAGATATCCCAGTTAGTATCGTCAATATAAACGGTAATTTCTGACGGATTAGGCTGAGCAAGTTCTAACAAATCAAACGCAACTGCCCGAAGTTTATACTCGCTATTTGCTAAACCTGAAAGATTCCAGTATACCGCATATGGCGATTTTGTATCAATAGATGTTATATCAATCCATTTCTCCGTTGCTCCGTCACTCTGTTTCTCTGTCACTTTATACTGGAACAGAACACCTGTTGTATCTGCGGAAACATCTGCGATAATAGTGACTGCATTCCCGCGAAGCCGTTGACCATCTTTAGGGATTCTTATATTAGCAGAAGCAGTGCCAGACATCCCGATATTTACAGTGATATAATTTGTATTTTGTTCTTCTGTACCTTCTATATCAACCACCCGAACTGCAAATTTGTAAAGCCCGATTGAGAGTGGCTGGGAAATCCATTGGGTTTGAGAACCTTCTAACTCAACAAGCGGATGTAAATAATCAATCATACCGATACCTTTATCCCAGTAGATACGATATTTTGCGGTATAATTTTTTTCATAATAGTGTCCATTCTGATAATAGATATTATACTGGTTTGATGAAACCGAGTTAGAATGTGACCATTCAATTTTTGCCTTGTATTTATCAACTGCTGTGCCTGTTAAATTACTAATTGGCGCAGGATAAATCTGTAGGACTGAAAAAACTGCATATATACCGACTCGGTCAACATATGCGGAACAAAAATTTCGTTCAGTATCTATAGTTGTCTCAAATCCGCCAACCCATTTTCTTGCAACTTCGTCATATTTCATAATAACAAGTGTTGTTTCTTTTATATTTGTGCCATCAAGATAGCCATCATTATTGGCGTCAATATAACTTATTGTTACCGGGATTAGTTCAGATGCAGTATCTGATGTAGATACAGATTGTTTAGGCATAAGCGAGAGTGGCTGTGAAACCGGGATTATATCTACGAATTGAAATGTGATAAACTGTGTAATAATTTCGCTATCTGTTAACACTTCTGCATCATTCCCATCTAAACCGGAAAAAATAAGTGTTATCGGGACATTTGCCGTAGTAGTAGAAACGGGATCATTTATACCTTCTATAAATAGAATAATCTGGTTATTGGATACAGATGTAGCGATATCGCTGTTAGTAGGTTCTGCCACACTCGTATCAATTTGTCTCTGTGGAACTATTGCGAGTTCGTAGTTGGTTGCTGGTTCAAGTGTTGGTGTTATTACCGTTTTTTTTAGTTCATCAATCGTTCCTATTGGTGTTGAATAATCAATCACACCATTCCCTCGGTCGTAATAAACCCGATAAAATACTGCATCTTTGGCAGCAAAATTGGTTATCTTGATTTCATATTTGTTATCTTGTATCGGTGTTACAATAATATCTTTAGGTTCTACAAGTGGCACATCTATTGTTGTAATTGTTTTGGTATCTGTTATAGTTTTGTTGCCTGAAATATCAACCGCTTCAATATAATAAGAAACTGAAGATGAATTATTATATTCAGCAGGTATCATACCAGCCCATATGTTTTCCCCGGTTATTTTCGTCATCTGCCATGAAGTATTCCCGGAATGGAGTACTACTGTTGAAATACGAGAATTATCAATAATTTTAGCACTGACCGGGATTGAAAAATGTTTATACTGACCATCTGCAACTGGCTGATGTGATATGGCTGGTGATACAGTATCTGAAATAATTTCAAAACTGGATTTTGTAGTTAGATTTAGCGATTTAAGCTCTGCGGTTAAATTATGTTTTCCAATTGGCAATATATTATCAATTTTTTCTGAATATACCGTTTTGCCAGGTTGAAAACAGAATGCAGTTTTTACCGGCAGAAATGTCGCACCATCACTATATCTGTAGGATGAATCAATCATAAAATCATAAAATGGCGACGATAGCAGTTCTAAAATCTGGGTTGAATTTGTTGGGTTCTCAATCTCAATCTTAATCTCAATTTGTTCTCCATAATTATAGACCGTTTTTGATGATTTTACTGATAGATTTAATGCGGAGTCAATATAAAAATTACAACCTGAATTTAGTCCTTCTTCAAGTTGTGCAAAATCAACTGCCTGTGCAATCGCGTTATATTGATGATTAATTATCCAGACAGAAACTGGAACTGAAAACGAATCTGTCCCATCTGCTTTAAGCCATATCTCGTCTGTATCCCAACTGTTGCCATTCCAATAAGTTCCATCGGTTAAATCTCTAAGGCGAACCCGAACAAATGCAACACCGGATTTGGAATCACCTGCCTGTCCATAAATTTTTGGAATATCCGAGTATGTTTTATTGCTATAATCGGGAAGTGTGAGATATGAGTAAGGCGGTCGTGTGTCAATTATGAATGTGATACCGTCAGAGGCAGGTTCTATATTACCTGAAGCATCCGTCGCCTGTGATTTTATATTATATGTCAGATTATCCGAAAAATAGGTTGCTAGATTGTAAGTCCAAGACGAAGTCCCTGTACATACTAGCCATTTTGGAGTTGAAACCCAGCACTGCCCGTTCCAGTATGTTTTGGATTCAACTTGACAAATTTGTATCTCAACTTTTTTTGTATTCTCTGATGCGGTTCCGTATATCGGAATATATTGATAACTGTATGCAGGTCTGTTTGGCGATAAAATTGCAGAAATAGCAAAAATAGTTTTTACAGATACTAAAATCAAAAAACCTGTAAGAATAAATTTTGTAAATGATATTTTGTATTCTTCGGGGTTTAATTTAATACCTTCTTCTATCAAACAGAAAAGCTGTTCTAAAGCCGAACATTTGTTCGGTTTTGCATTTCCGAACATTTGTTCGGTTTTGCATTTCCGAACATTTGTTCGGTTTTGTTCGGTATTATAGTTATTATTTTTTTCGTCTTTCATTTCCGAATAAAAAACCGAATTACCTAAAGCCCGAATAATATATCACAAATGTTATCACGAATTTTTACGAATGACATATTGTCGTTATTCGTATTTTATTCGTGATGTTTGATTTTATTTGTGAGCGTATTCGTGATTTTCGGCAACTCGGCTAACCTTTGATTATGGCAAGTTAAAGGTTAAATTGACTTCAGGTTAAAAGTTAAAGGTTTAAGGTTAAAATAATTTGTTTTAATTTTGATTTATACATTTAACCTTTAACCTTTTATTTATACCGTTAACCTGCCTTTTTTGCGGCAGCTTGACCAACTTTTCGCTTTGCTCACCACCGAATAAATTCGGTGGCTACATAACAAAAGGTTCCGCAGCTTTGCGCCCCAGGAAACTGCAAGTTAAAGGTTA contains the following coding sequences:
- a CDS encoding PorV/PorQ family protein produces the protein MKKSDWRLESGEWRLEMKDKRNKMGDRKCGIGVTFYLPSAICYLLFVFIISYLLSPICLSAVGATSSEFLLLPKGARAAAMSGSLASVDDGSNSIFYNPAAIGLQRQQNICLSHSEWLEDINFENIAYSMPLTKKIAVGFGIEYLGISEIEGKENQTSPTSQFNASDLAIDLGVSCSINKKIAVGLSTKYIEQKIDTEKSYSVSLDIGGIYTKKINSYRIVSIGISVENIPAKEPEFIDEVENLPTKLVTGVSYKPLDEILLLSTDLTLMKNSKPAANFGTEVFIYDILSIRAGYKLDTSFERLARITFGTGLVLGSLSVDYAYLPFEPLTDTHIFSLSFKFD
- a CDS encoding BsuPI-related putative proteinase inhibitor, which gives rise to MKDEKNNNYNTEQNRTNVRKCKTEQMFGNAKPNKCSALEQLFCLIEEGIKLNPEEYKISFTKFILTGFLILVSVKTIFAISAILSPNRPAYSYQYIPIYGTASENTKKVEIQICQVESKTYWNGQCWVSTPKWLVCTGTSSWTYNLATYFSDNLTYNIKSQATDASGNIEPASDGITFIIDTRPPYSYLTLPDYSNKTYSDIPKIYGQAGDSKSGVAFVRVRLRDLTDGTYWNGNSWDTDEIWLKADGTDSFSVPVSVWIINHQYNAIAQAVDFAQLEEGLNSGCNFYIDSALNLSVKSSKTVYNYGEQIEIKIEIENPTNSTQILELLSSPFYDFMIDSSYRYSDGATFLPVKTAFCFQPGKTVYSEKIDNILPIGKHNLTAELKSLNLTTKSSFEIISDTVSPAISHQPVADGQYKHFSIPVSAKIIDNSRISTVVLHSGNTSWQMTKITGENIWAGMIPAEYNNSSSVSYYIEAVDISGNKTITDTKTITTIDVPLVEPKDIIVTPIQDNKYEIKITNFAAKDAVFYRVYYDRGNGVIDYSTPIGTIDELKKTVITPTLEPATNYELAIVPQRQIDTSVAEPTNSDIATSVSNNQIILFIEGINDPVSTTTANVPITLIFSGLDGNDAEVLTDSEIITQFITFQFVDIIPVSQPLSLMPKQSVSTSDTASELIPVTISYIDANNDGYLDGTNIKETTLVIMKYDEVARKWVGGFETTIDTERNFCSAYVDRVGIYAVFSVLQIYPAPISNLTGTAVDKYKAKIEWSHSNSVSSNQYNIYYQNGHYYEKNYTAKYRIYWDKGIGMIDYLHPLVELEGSQTQWISQPLSIGLYKFAVRVVDIEGTEEQNTNYITVNIGMSGTASANIRIPKDGQRLRGNAVTIIADVSADTTGVLFQYKVTEKQSDGATEKWIDITSIDTKSPYAVYWNLSGLANSEYKLRAVAFDLLELAQPNPSEITVYIDDTNWDISEDGNPSVDPNTTHRKQEKISESTETIVMIADGTSAIVPEGTVEKETVLEIKTITQQSLPLPTDSSLEAIDVFREYNFSNGKSEFEKEITISLPYPDDNNDGIVDGTTLKSDILEIYYLDEKNNEWKKANNRLDLGDATNPGQNNSSENAKNDRTDNPTNKHTNTVGYPLRGILQAGQGDLGQKVISAKVNHFTKFGIFAKTPRDFLTDSQISVYPNPFKPSKGGDTEITFDGLTENVRIKIYTIAGRLADEFETTTDGSCNWKPELASGVYIYYIEDKNGKGKAKGKLAIIR